The Lipingzhangella halophila genome segment TTCGAAGTGGGTTTCGGCGGCACGATCCAGTCGATCGCCGTCGTCATCGTCCTCGGCACACTGATCGCCGAAGCCCTGCGCAACTCCGGAGCCGTGGAGCGCATCACGCATTCGATGATGCGGCTGGTGGGCAAGCGGAACATGCCCCTGGCGCTGACGCTCGCGGGATTCGTCATCGGGCTCGCCGTCTTCTCCGACATCGGCTACATCATCCTGAACCCGCTGGTGCACGTGGCCGCGCTGGAGGCAGGGGCCACGATGAGCGTCATGGCCACCGGCCTGGTCGGCGCCATGCAGTTGACGCACGCGATCGTGCCGCCGACACCGGGCCCGCTCGCCGCCGCGGCCGTGGTCGAGGCCGACATCGGGAGGATCATCCTCTACGGGTCCATCGTCACCCTGTTCGGCTCCGTGATGGGTTGGCTGTACGCGAAGATCGTGGGCCCGCGCATCACGTCGCCCCCGTCGGAGGAGTACCGCACCACCTCACTCGACGGCGACACGCAGCGGCTTCCCTCAACCTGGTGGTCCTACGCGCCGATCCTCGTCCCCCTGGTGCTGATCGGCGGCAGCAGCGTCGCCGACTTCGCGCTGTCCGAGGACAACCCGGTCCACGGTTACGCCATGTTCCTGGGGTGGCCGGTCTTCGCCCTGGGCATCGGAGTACTGCTCGCCTACTTCGTGGCGTGGCGGAACAACGCGGTCGAGGGCTCCGTGAGCCTGCGCGACACGTGGGTGGAGAACGCGCTGCGGACCTCGGCGATGGTCATCATGGTCACCGGGCTGGGCGGCGCGCTCAGCGAGCTGCTGAAGGCCACCCCGGCGGTCGACGTGATCGCCGAGAACACGCTGGCCCTCGGCATCCCCGCGATCCTGCTGCCGTTCCTCCTGGGCGTCCTGGCAAACCTGATCACCGGATCGACAACGGTCGGGGTGATCACGGCGGCCTCGCTCACCGCCCCAATGCTCCCGACGCTCGGCCTCTCGCCCGAGGCGGCCATGCTCTCCGCGGCGTGCGGCTCGGTCATCATCAAGTACGTCAACTCGAGCTACTTCTGGGTGTGCATGACCCTGTCGGGGATGTCGCTGCGCGCGGCTCTGGTCTCCTACGGGGGTGTGACCCTGGTCGGCGGCATCTCCTCCATGTGCGCCGTGTCCGCCCTCTGGGGATTCGGCGTCATCTGAGGCCCTCCAGTCCCGCGCGGAGGTGCGGCCGGGCGATCGCCCGGCCGCACCTCCGCCTCGGTCCCGGTGCGCTAGCCGGCCTCACCAGCGGTGTCCGCGAGGTACTCGGCGGCGACGGTCACGCCCCCGGGCCGGTAGGGCACCTTGGCGATACGCATGCCGGCCTCCACACCGCCCAGGGTGCCGAGC includes the following:
- a CDS encoding GntP family permease, whose translation is MEDSIDPITNNPAVALIGFVAVIVVLLFLIAKFKWHVFIALLVPIVLLGLVPTVDQTAFIEAFEVGFGGTIQSIAVVIVLGTLIAEALRNSGAVERITHSMMRLVGKRNMPLALTLAGFVIGLAVFSDIGYIILNPLVHVAALEAGATMSVMATGLVGAMQLTHAIVPPTPGPLAAAAVVEADIGRIILYGSIVTLFGSVMGWLYAKIVGPRITSPPSEEYRTTSLDGDTQRLPSTWWSYAPILVPLVLIGGSSVADFALSEDNPVHGYAMFLGWPVFALGIGVLLAYFVAWRNNAVEGSVSLRDTWVENALRTSAMVIMVTGLGGALSELLKATPAVDVIAENTLALGIPAILLPFLLGVLANLITGSTTVGVITAASLTAPMLPTLGLSPEAAMLSAACGSVIIKYVNSSYFWVCMTLSGMSLRAALVSYGGVTLVGGISSMCAVSALWGFGVI